One Hyla sarda isolate aHylSar1 chromosome 11, aHylSar1.hap1, whole genome shotgun sequence genomic window carries:
- the LOC130294908 gene encoding olfactory receptor 6N1-like, whose translation MVLSTMSGHHGFTQPFSQNIQGSRLFLNLENQTSIDDFHLQGFANLENYSIGLFFIFLFTYLLTLFGNMIIILVVRLNLNLHTPMYFFITNLSSLEIWYISTTVPKLLVILVTNDKTISFNWCFVQLYMFHGLGMTECGLLAVMSLDRYMAICHPLRYTSMMSDKVCKHLAVLCWIYGFTAATVPLSFTIRVPFCGLRYIDHYFCDLAPLLNLACVDTSLNSRINGCVIGFATMFNFIFIIIMYINIIYSIVRMRTNTGRIRAFSTCSSHITVVMLFYSTAFTVYASPKGLHSVNYDKMFALVYAMFTPLLNPIIYSLRNKEVKVAIKRIFKIL comes from the exons ATGGTGCTCAGCACAATGTCTGGACACCATGG GTTCACTCAACCTTTTAGTCAAAACATCCAGGGCTCAAGGCTATTTCTAAATTTGGAGAACCAGACCAGCATTGATGACTTTCATCTCCAGGGATTTGCGAACCTTGAGAACTATAGcattggtttattttttatttttctctttaccTATCTACTCACTCTGTTTGGTAACATGATTATTATTTTGGTGGTTCGTCTTAATCTGAACCTTCATACTCCGATGTATTTCTTCATTACCAACCTGTCCTCACTGGAGATCTGGTACATATCAACTACAGTACCAAAGCTTTTGGTTATTCTCGTGACCAATGACAAAACTATTTCCTTCAATTGGTGCTTTGTTCAGTTGTACATGTTCCATGGACTTGGTATGACTGAATGTGGTTTGTTGGCTGTGATGTCCTTGGATCGATATATGGCTATATGTCACCCCCTTAGATATACAAGCATGATGAGTGATAAAGTGTGTAAACATCTAGCCGTATTATGCTGGATTTATGGGTTCACGGCTGCAACTGTACCACTCAGTTTTACCATAAGAGTGCCATTCTGTGGCCTACGGTACATCGATCACTACTTCTGTGACCTTGCACCCCTGTTAAACTTGGCCTGTGTAGATACCTCTCTTAATAGCAGAATTAATGGCTGTGTTATTGGCTTTGCTACCATGTTTAACTTTATATTTATCATCATCAtgtatattaatattatatattctATTGTGAGGATGAGGACGAACACAGGAAGAATTAGAGCCTTCTCCACCTGTTCTTCTCATATCACCGTGGTGATGTTATTTTATAGCACGGCATTTACTGTCTATGCTAGCCCCAAAGGCTTGCACTCAGTGAACTATGACAAGATGTTTGCTCTGGTATATGCCATGTTCACCCCATTACTAAATCCAATCATTTATAGCCTGAGGAATAAAGAAGTAAAAGTAGCAATAAAAAGAATTTTCAAAATATTGTAA